The nucleotide window AGAGCCGCCATGGATGAATTGCTCCATATACTCCTCGTCGAAGACCTGCCCGCTGACGCGGAGCTGGCCCGGCGGGAGGTCCTCAAGACCCTGAATTCGTGCACCTTCGCATGTGTCGAGACACGGGAGGATTATCTGGCTGCGTTGAAGTCCTCCCCTCCCGACCTCATCATCTCCGATTACAGGATGCCGCGCTTTGACGGGCTGACCGCACTGAGGCTGGCCCTCGAGCATGCGCCCCTTACGCCGGTCATAATCCTGACCGGGGCGATGAACGAGGACACGGCAGTGGAATGCATGAAGGCGGGCGCCACGGACTATGTGATCAAGGAGCATATCAAGCGCCTCGGCCACGCGGTGCTCCATGCCCTGGAGGAGAAAAAGCTCAGGAGGGAGCGCAGGGCCGCAAAAGCGGAGAATGAGAGGCTGCAGCAGCAGCTCCTTCAATCCCAAAAAATCGAGTCCCTCGGTCGTTTGGCAGGGGGCGTGGCACACGATTTCAACAACATGCTGACCGTGATTCTCGGCAATGTGGACCTCATAAAAAGGGAGTTGTCTGCGGATCATCCCCTCCTGATGAGATTGGGGGAGATCGAAAAGGCGGCGGTCCAATCCCGGGCCCTCACGCGACAGCTCCTCGCCTTTTCGAGAAAGGAGGTGATCGAGCCCAGGACGATAGACCTCAACGAGCTGATCTCAGCAACCCGCAATACCATTGCCCGCCTCGCGGGAGAGGACATCGGACTTACCTTCCGCCCCTGGGAAGACCTGTGGCACATCAGGGCCGATCCTTCCCAGGTGGACCGTGTTCTCGTCAACCTTGCGCTCAATTCCCGCGATGCCATGCCCGGGGGAGGGAATATTCTCATCGAGACGGCAAATGTCTTTCTCGACGACGATTTTTGCAGGGACCATCCCGGGACAACAGGCGGGGAATATGTGCTCCTTTCAGTGTCGGATGACGGGGCCGGGATGGAGAGGGAGGCCCTCGACCACCTTTTCGAGCCCTTCTTTACCACCAAAGAGGTGGGCAAAGGCACGGGGCTGGGGTTGGCCACGGTCTACGGCATCGTGAGGCAGAACCGGGGACTGCTCGACGTGGAGAGCGAGCCCGGCCGGGGCACGCGGGTTAAGGTCTATATGCCGAAAGAA belongs to Syntrophorhabdaceae bacterium and includes:
- a CDS encoding response regulator, which translates into the protein MDELLHILLVEDLPADAELARREVLKTLNSCTFACVETREDYLAALKSSPPDLIISDYRMPRFDGLTALRLALEHAPLTPVIILTGAMNEDTAVECMKAGATDYVIKEHIKRLGHAVLHALEEKKLRRERRAAKAENERLQQQLLQSQKIESLGRLAGGVAHDFNNMLTVILGNVDLIKRELSADHPLLMRLGEIEKAAVQSRALTRQLLAFSRKEVIEPRTIDLNELISATRNTIARLAGEDIGLTFRPWEDLWHIRADPSQVDRVLVNLALNSRDAMPGGGNILIETANVFLDDDFCRDHPGTTGGEYVLLSVSDDGAGMEREALDHLFEPFFTTKEVGKGTGLGLATVYGIVRQNRGLLDVESEPGRGTRVKVYMPKEEGEAELQGKEEERPFAPPRSHRILLVEDNEMVRTMVATMLEALGHSVVIADTPFAALALCEEGKTGIDLLLTDVVMPGMSGKELRDRVATLMPGVKVLFMSGYTADIVIARGGLEEHVRFIQKPFSPEILAGKITETMEGE